From the Thermoanaerobaculia bacterium genome, one window contains:
- the aceA gene encoding isocitrate lyase ICL2 — MTTMTQFDQQVEALQQWFDSPRFARVLRLYSARQVAAQRGGIAVDYTVAREAAAAFHARLRELFAERRSITTFGPYSPGQAVTMRRLGIEGIYLGGWATSAKGSVTEDPGSDLASYPLSQVPDEAATLVRALLTADRNQHFLRSRMSEAQRAATPLADFRPFIIADADTGHGGDPHVRNLVRRFVEAGVPGYHIEDQRPGTKKCGHQGGKVLVPSDEQIKRLNAARFQLDVMGVEGIIVARTDAEAATLLDGRSDERDQPFILGATNLQVPAYKLCFLALMKRFYDRGVGELNGHLLYKVSVEEYAAAGLWLDRTGLGKLADDGAAVYAKGGAARVDAIFDEAESRLVERWEAEAGLETYGEAVAEILEFRAGEGEALEVTVEQWRKFARRASFYSAREKAKALGINIIWDCEHAKTPEGYYQVRGGVDYAIAKSLAAAPFADVLWMETKTADLKDAREFAEAIHAEFPEMMMAYNLSPSFNWDSTGMGDDEMRRFPEELGKMGFVFNFITYGGHQVDGVAGEEFATALKQDGMLALARLQRKIRLVESPYKTPQTLVGGPRSDAALLASSGRTATTKAMGKGSTQHQHLIQTEVPKKLLEEWLGLWSTHYGLELKLGVELKPHRAGSELLELAIVGKGGKEGEKEANVVFAPIQDRHGRVILSVRDQNTFDEKLRQKRLMTLIHLYLVHRYKADSVHYVSPTEDNQYQAAKMKSHGVYSAVNTEVGQIIVAEVDRAQVERLLAADRVELGRLVRKES; from the coding sequence ATGACCACCATGACCCAGTTCGACCAGCAGGTGGAAGCTCTGCAGCAGTGGTTCGACAGCCCGCGTTTCGCGCGCGTCCTGCGGCTCTACTCGGCGCGGCAGGTGGCCGCACAACGCGGGGGGATCGCCGTCGACTACACGGTGGCTCGCGAGGCGGCTGCGGCCTTTCACGCCCGCCTCCGCGAGCTCTTCGCGGAGAGGAGGAGCATCACGACCTTCGGGCCTTATTCACCCGGCCAGGCGGTGACGATGCGGCGTCTGGGGATCGAGGGGATCTATCTCGGAGGCTGGGCGACCTCGGCCAAGGGCTCGGTGACCGAGGACCCGGGTTCCGACCTCGCGAGCTATCCGCTTTCGCAGGTTCCCGACGAAGCCGCGACCCTGGTGCGCGCCCTGCTGACCGCCGACCGCAACCAGCATTTCCTGCGCTCTCGCATGAGCGAAGCGCAGCGCGCGGCGACGCCGCTCGCCGACTTCCGCCCGTTCATCATCGCCGACGCCGACACCGGCCACGGCGGCGATCCGCACGTGCGCAATCTCGTCCGCCGCTTCGTCGAGGCCGGGGTCCCCGGCTACCACATCGAGGACCAGCGCCCGGGCACGAAGAAGTGCGGGCACCAGGGCGGCAAGGTACTGGTGCCCTCCGACGAGCAGATCAAGCGTCTGAACGCGGCGCGTTTTCAGCTCGACGTCATGGGCGTGGAGGGGATCATCGTGGCGCGCACCGACGCCGAAGCGGCGACGCTCCTCGACGGCAGGAGCGACGAGCGCGACCAGCCGTTCATTCTCGGCGCGACGAATCTCCAGGTGCCCGCTTACAAGCTCTGCTTCCTGGCGCTCATGAAGCGTTTCTACGACCGGGGCGTGGGTGAGCTCAACGGCCACCTCCTCTACAAGGTGTCGGTCGAAGAGTACGCCGCCGCCGGGCTCTGGCTGGACCGCACGGGCCTGGGCAAGCTCGCCGACGACGGCGCCGCGGTCTACGCCAAGGGCGGCGCGGCGAGGGTCGACGCGATCTTCGACGAGGCCGAATCGCGCCTGGTGGAGCGGTGGGAGGCCGAGGCCGGGCTCGAGACCTACGGCGAAGCGGTCGCCGAGATCCTCGAGTTCCGGGCGGGCGAGGGTGAGGCGCTCGAGGTGACCGTCGAGCAGTGGCGGAAGTTTGCCAGAAGGGCCTCGTTCTACTCTGCCCGCGAGAAGGCGAAGGCGCTGGGCATCAACATCATCTGGGACTGCGAGCACGCGAAGACCCCGGAGGGCTACTACCAGGTGCGTGGCGGGGTCGACTATGCGATCGCCAAATCGCTCGCCGCGGCGCCGTTCGCCGACGTTCTCTGGATGGAGACCAAGACCGCGGATCTCAAGGATGCCCGGGAGTTCGCCGAGGCGATCCACGCCGAGTTCCCCGAGATGATGATGGCCTACAACCTCTCGCCCTCGTTCAACTGGGACTCGACCGGCATGGGCGACGACGAGATGCGGCGGTTCCCCGAGGAGCTCGGCAAGATGGGCTTCGTGTTCAACTTCATCACCTACGGTGGCCATCAGGTCGACGGGGTCGCCGGGGAGGAGTTCGCCACGGCCCTGAAGCAGGACGGAATGCTCGCCCTGGCGCGGCTGCAGAGGAAGATCCGGCTCGTCGAGTCGCCCTACAAGACCCCGCAGACGCTGGTCGGCGGCCCGCGCTCCGACGCCGCGCTGCTCGCCTCTTCGGGGCGCACGGCGACGACGAAGGCGATGGGCAAGGGATCGACGCAGCACCAGCACCTCATCCAGACCGAGGTGCCGAAGAAGCTCCTCGAGGAGTGGCTCGGCCTCTGGAGCACGCACTACGGGCTCGAGCTCAAGCTCGGCGTCGAGCTCAAGCCACACCGCGCGGGGTCCGAGCTCCTCGAGCTCGCGATTGTCGGAAAGGGGGGCAAGGAGGGCGAGAAGGAGGCGAACGTCGTCTTCGCGCCGATCCAGGATCGCCACGGCCGGGTCATCCTATCGGTGCGCGACCAGAACACCTTCGACGAGAAGCTGCGCCAGAAGCGGCTGATGACCCTCATCCACCTCTACCTCGTGCACCGCTACAAGGCCGACTCCGTGCACTACGTCTCGCCGACCGAGGACAACCAGTACCAGGCGGCGAAGATGAAGTCGCACGGCGTCTACTCCGCGGTCAATACGGAGGTCGGCCAGATCATCGTCGCCGAAGTCGACCGGGCCCAGGTCGAGAGACTCCTCGCCGCCGACCGCGTCGAGCTCGGCAGGCTGGTCCGCAAGGAGAGCTGA
- a CDS encoding fused MFS/spermidine synthase, with protein sequence MNRTRFPLLALALLVSGASGLALQVAWSDRLSLVLGAGEVAIAAVVAATMSGLALGAWFGGRFAGGKRPGIGYAAAELTVSAGALLVPALGWLVGAAESVLVASGWPAMGPGWMLFEALAAIALLLLPATAMGAALPLLAAALGDDSDRRGLGALYAVNTLGAAVGAACASFWLLPALGLAATERLAAAGHATAGLLVLLLVSARARQEVREPRGRSAPALLLAALALASVASFVLEMLWTRLLAYLLGSSLAGFGAMLSLFLLGLALGAGVASHPRLAGRPLASFVALQAFAGLSSALAFLALSQFAARLPPEGAALGTRLLIASALLLPLTFLLGAGVPLAFRAAAERGAGGPLAAGQILAASTVGAVAGVTLGGFVLLPKIGFEGTARAGAIVALSAALSAALALPWRRSAESGRSPTVVAGVGWLAGVALIFLLPLARPDALLRRVAFGQFASERGALLSAEAGSTATVIVVDRGAGWRLATNGLPESLILPPGARRGRLATAFGLGNLGSAARPGARSLFMVGLGGGVALETIPPEIERLRVAEIEPAVVAANRLLASHRARDPLADSRLEIVAADARALLRRDPAKWEIVVSQPSHPWTAAGAHLYSREFFALVHDRLTPSGVFVQWMGLAFLDAPLLRELSATLLASFREVEVVQLDPGSLLFLASDAALDLAGAGALPGDPAHWAEIGILDRGELADARVLDSAGARRFAAGAPLLSEDRNRLRFATSAPGFRGLEPAALGGLLAPYDSFVADAEAPRRLRRLSERGFLLRATRLARRLGISVETADSLAKDDALLRVIDAGRLALAAGDRFALEELSAALASIPAAHALGREAVLLRAQTLLLRREPDAAAAAAALLARSLGPRASARELLIAAEAEMAAGHFRAARSLLDEVSSGYRYGAPPELLRAYGRLPEALRPFDDEATTGLD encoded by the coding sequence ATGAACCGCACCCGCTTCCCGCTGCTGGCGCTCGCGCTGCTCGTCTCCGGCGCTTCGGGGCTGGCGCTGCAGGTCGCCTGGTCCGACCGTCTTTCGCTCGTCCTGGGGGCGGGAGAAGTGGCGATCGCCGCGGTTGTTGCGGCCACGATGAGTGGCCTCGCGCTCGGCGCCTGGTTCGGCGGCCGTTTCGCCGGTGGCAAACGGCCCGGGATCGGCTATGCCGCGGCCGAGCTCACGGTCAGCGCCGGCGCGCTGCTGGTGCCGGCTCTCGGCTGGCTCGTCGGCGCCGCGGAATCGGTGCTGGTCGCCTCGGGCTGGCCGGCGATGGGTCCGGGGTGGATGCTCTTCGAGGCTCTGGCGGCCATCGCGCTCCTGCTGCTGCCGGCGACCGCCATGGGCGCGGCTCTGCCGCTGCTCGCTGCGGCGCTGGGCGACGACTCCGACCGGCGCGGACTGGGGGCGCTCTATGCGGTGAATACGCTCGGTGCTGCCGTCGGCGCGGCCTGCGCGAGCTTCTGGCTCCTGCCTGCCCTTGGCCTGGCGGCGACCGAGAGACTCGCTGCGGCAGGCCACGCGACTGCCGGACTGCTCGTCCTCCTCCTGGTCTCGGCGCGCGCTCGCCAGGAAGTACGCGAACCGCGCGGCCGCTCTGCGCCCGCGCTGCTTCTCGCGGCTCTGGCGCTCGCTTCCGTCGCCTCGTTCGTGCTCGAGATGCTCTGGACCCGCCTGCTCGCCTACTTGCTCGGATCGTCGCTCGCCGGCTTCGGGGCGATGCTCTCCCTGTTTCTCCTCGGCCTCGCGCTCGGAGCCGGCGTCGCCTCACATCCGAGGCTCGCCGGTCGCCCGCTCGCGAGCTTCGTCGCGCTGCAGGCCTTCGCGGGGCTCAGCAGCGCCCTCGCCTTTCTCGCTCTCTCTCAGTTCGCCGCCCGCCTGCCGCCGGAGGGTGCGGCGCTCGGCACACGCCTGCTGATCGCGAGCGCCCTCCTGCTGCCGCTCACGTTCCTTCTCGGCGCCGGCGTACCGCTCGCCTTCCGAGCCGCAGCCGAGCGCGGCGCCGGCGGCCCGCTCGCTGCCGGTCAGATCCTGGCGGCAAGCACCGTCGGCGCGGTCGCCGGCGTGACCCTCGGGGGCTTCGTGCTGCTGCCGAAGATCGGCTTCGAAGGCACCGCGCGAGCCGGCGCAATTGTCGCCCTCTCGGCGGCGCTGTCCGCCGCTCTGGCGCTCCCGTGGCGTCGGTCTGCGGAGAGCGGGAGGAGCCCAACGGTCGTCGCCGGCGTGGGCTGGCTCGCCGGAGTCGCTCTCATCTTCCTGCTGCCCCTCGCTCGCCCGGATGCTCTCTTGCGCCGCGTCGCCTTCGGCCAGTTCGCGAGCGAGCGCGGCGCTCTCCTCTCGGCCGAGGCCGGCAGCACCGCGACGGTCATCGTCGTCGATCGCGGCGCCGGCTGGCGCCTCGCGACCAACGGTTTGCCGGAGTCGCTGATTCTCCCGCCAGGCGCCCGGCGCGGCCGGCTCGCCACCGCCTTCGGTCTGGGAAACCTCGGCAGCGCCGCAAGACCCGGGGCGCGCTCGCTCTTCATGGTCGGCCTCGGCGGCGGCGTGGCGCTCGAGACGATCCCCCCCGAGATCGAACGGCTGCGGGTCGCCGAGATCGAACCCGCGGTGGTTGCCGCGAACCGACTGCTCGCCTCGCACCGAGCCCGCGATCCACTCGCCGATTCGCGGCTCGAGATCGTGGCCGCCGACGCTCGGGCGCTGTTGCGCCGCGACCCTGCCAAGTGGGAGATCGTCGTTTCGCAACCTTCCCACCCGTGGACCGCCGCCGGCGCCCACCTCTACAGTCGTGAGTTCTTCGCCCTGGTCCACGACCGGCTGACACCCAGCGGCGTTTTCGTGCAGTGGATGGGCCTCGCCTTCCTCGACGCGCCGCTGCTGCGCGAGCTCTCCGCGACCCTGCTCGCCAGCTTTCGCGAGGTAGAAGTCGTCCAGCTCGATCCGGGCTCGCTCCTTTTCCTGGCGTCGGACGCGGCGCTCGACCTCGCCGGCGCCGGAGCGTTACCGGGCGACCCGGCGCATTGGGCGGAGATCGGCATCCTCGACCGGGGCGAGCTTGCCGACGCGCGGGTCCTCGACAGCGCCGGCGCCCGGCGTTTCGCGGCGGGCGCGCCGCTCCTCAGCGAGGATCGCAACCGCCTCCGCTTCGCGACGTCAGCGCCTGGATTCCGCGGCCTCGAGCCGGCCGCGCTCGGCGGGCTCCTCGCGCCGTACGACTCCTTCGTGGCCGACGCCGAGGCACCGCGGCGGCTGCGCCGCCTTAGCGAACGCGGCTTCCTCCTCCGCGCGACGCGTCTCGCCCGCCGCCTGGGGATCTCCGTCGAGACTGCCGACTCGCTGGCGAAGGACGATGCATTGCTGCGCGTGATCGACGCTGGCAGGCTGGCGCTCGCCGCCGGTGATCGCTTCGCGCTGGAAGAGCTGAGCGCCGCACTCGCCTCGATCCCCGCCGCGCATGCGCTCGGCCGCGAAGCGGTTCTCCTCAGGGCTCAGACCCTGTTGCTGCGCCGAGAACCGGACGCCGCCGCGGCCGCGGCCGCTCTTCTCGCGCGTTCGCTAGGCCCGCGGGCCTCGGCGCGCGAGCTCTTGATCGCCGCCGAAGCCGAGATGGCGGCGGGCCACTTCCGCGCCGCCCGCAGCCTGCTCGACGAAGTCTCCTCCGGCTATCGGTACGGGGCGCCGCCGGAGCTGTTGCGCGCCTACGGACGGCTGCCCGAGGCGTTACGGCCCTTCGACGACGAAGCCACCACTGGCCTCGACTAG